One segment of Stenotrophomonas sp. SAU14A_NAIMI4_8 DNA contains the following:
- the trpA gene encoding tryptophan synthase subunit alpha, with protein sequence MSVERIDACFARLRAAGRKALIPFITAGDPSLEATVPVMHALVEAGADVIELGVPFSDPMADGPTIQRSSERALARGAGSRYVLQAVAEFRQRDTQTPVVLMGYLNPVEIHGYAAFAQAAVQAGVDGVLLVDLPPEEAGEAKQAFDAAGLALVLLASPTTSDARAQTLLSLARGYLYYVSFAGVTGASERLDSQAASARLQALRAGATVPVVAGFGIKDAASAAAMAVQADGVVVGSALVAALADAASPEQAAQQAHAFLAPLRQALDA encoded by the coding sequence ATGTCCGTTGAACGTATCGATGCCTGCTTTGCCCGCCTGCGTGCCGCCGGCCGCAAGGCACTCATTCCCTTCATTACCGCCGGTGACCCGTCGCTGGAAGCCACCGTGCCGGTCATGCATGCGCTGGTCGAGGCCGGTGCCGATGTGATCGAGCTGGGCGTGCCGTTCTCCGACCCGATGGCCGACGGCCCGACCATCCAGCGCAGCTCGGAACGCGCGCTGGCGCGTGGCGCAGGCAGCCGTTACGTACTGCAGGCAGTGGCCGAGTTCCGCCAGCGTGACACGCAGACGCCGGTGGTGCTGATGGGCTACCTGAACCCGGTGGAGATCCACGGTTACGCGGCGTTCGCGCAGGCGGCCGTGCAGGCCGGCGTGGATGGCGTGCTGCTGGTCGACCTGCCGCCGGAAGAGGCCGGCGAGGCGAAGCAGGCCTTCGATGCGGCCGGGTTGGCGCTGGTGCTGCTGGCCTCGCCCACCACCAGCGATGCGCGTGCGCAGACCCTGCTGTCGCTGGCACGCGGCTATCTGTATTACGTCAGCTTCGCCGGCGTTACTGGCGCCTCCGAGCGCCTGGACAGCCAGGCCGCAAGCGCGCGCCTGCAGGCCCTGCGCGCCGGGGCGACGGTGCCGGTGGTGGCCGGCTTCGGCATCAAGGATGCCGCCAGTGCCGCGGCCATGGCCGTGCAGGCCGACGGCGTGGTGGTCGGCAGTGCGCTGGTGGCAGCGTTGGCCGATGCCGCCTCGCCGGAACAGGCGGCGCAGCAGGCGCATGCGTTCCTGGCCCCGCTGCGGCAGGCCCTGGACGCCTGA
- the trpB gene encoding tryptophan synthase subunit beta: MSASPIADYHAFPDAQGHFGRYGGSFVAETLVGPLQELAQAYDQARQDPEFQRAYDRDLAHYVGRPSPIYHAQRLSDHVGGAQILLKREDLNHTGAHKINNTIGQALLAARMGKKRIIAETGAGQHGVASATVAARLGLECVVYMGATDIERQKINVYRMKLLGATVVPVTSGSATLKDALNEAMRDWVTNVQDTFYIIGTVAGPDPYPRMVRDFNAIVGREAREQMLAEYGRLPDAITACVGGGSNAIGLFHAFLNDRQVEIVGAEAAGDGIHTGRHAASIAAGRPGVLHGNRTYVLCDDDGQIIETHSVSAGLDYPGVGPEHAFLADSGRARYLGITDEEALQAFHLLAHTEGILPALESSHALAQAIKLARERPRDQIVLCNLSGRGDKDVHTIAAREGLVL, translated from the coding sequence ATGTCTGCCTCCCCCATTGCCGACTACCACGCCTTCCCGGATGCCCAGGGCCACTTCGGCCGCTACGGCGGCAGTTTCGTTGCCGAAACCCTGGTCGGCCCGCTGCAGGAACTGGCCCAGGCCTACGACCAGGCCCGCCAGGACCCGGAATTCCAGCGTGCCTACGACCGCGATCTGGCCCATTACGTGGGCCGGCCCAGCCCGATCTACCACGCCCAGCGCCTGAGCGACCACGTCGGCGGTGCGCAGATCCTGCTCAAGCGCGAAGACCTGAACCACACCGGCGCGCACAAGATCAACAACACCATCGGCCAGGCGCTGCTGGCTGCTCGCATGGGCAAGAAGCGCATCATCGCCGAGACCGGTGCCGGCCAGCACGGCGTGGCCAGTGCCACCGTCGCCGCGCGCCTGGGCCTTGAATGCGTGGTCTACATGGGGGCCACCGACATCGAGCGGCAGAAGATCAACGTCTACCGCATGAAGCTGCTGGGCGCCACGGTGGTGCCGGTCACCTCCGGTTCGGCCACGCTGAAGGATGCACTCAACGAAGCCATGCGCGACTGGGTGACCAACGTGCAGGACACCTTCTACATCATCGGCACCGTGGCCGGCCCCGATCCGTACCCGCGCATGGTGCGTGACTTCAACGCCATCGTCGGCCGCGAGGCGCGCGAGCAGATGCTGGCCGAATACGGCCGCCTGCCGGACGCGATCACCGCCTGCGTGGGCGGCGGCAGCAATGCCATCGGCCTGTTCCATGCGTTCCTCAACGATCGCCAGGTCGAGATCGTCGGTGCCGAAGCCGCCGGCGACGGCATCCATACCGGCCGCCACGCCGCGTCCATCGCTGCCGGCCGCCCGGGCGTGCTGCACGGCAACCGCACCTATGTGCTGTGCGACGATGATGGCCAGATCATCGAAACCCATTCGGTGTCGGCCGGCCTGGATTACCCCGGCGTCGGTCCGGAGCACGCGTTCCTGGCCGACAGTGGCCGCGCGCGCTATCTGGGCATCACCGATGAAGAAGCGCTGCAGGCGTTCCACCTGCTGGCGCACACCGAGGGCATCCTGCCGGCACTGGAATCCAGCCATGCGCTGGCGCAGGCGATCAAGCTGGCGCGCGAGCGCCCGCGCGACCAGATCGTGCTGTGCAATCTGTCCGGTCGTGGCGACAAGGATGTGCACACCATTGCGGCGCGCGAGGGTCTGGTGCTGTGA
- a CDS encoding LysR family transcriptional regulator — translation MSTSLLPPLNALRAFEATARLGGVGRAAQALHVTHGAVSRQLKLLEDHLGLALFQRSGRGLRLTEAGQRLQAACGEAFAGIERCVRELRRPAASPALVLGCSGSVLARWMIPRLPALQAALPGVNLQWSALDGAFTEAQAALDAVLLLAEGPWPRGWQVRELAPERVGVVVAPSHPAAQRLRHAAPSALLLERVLHTHSRPQAWPGWARSHGLDADQLQFGTGFEHLYYLLEAAVAGLGPAIAPEPLVAEDLAAGRLIAPWGFSATGGFWVLAWPDGPVDPRVEALAEWAMQQL, via the coding sequence ATGAGCACCTCCCTGCTGCCGCCGCTCAACGCCCTGCGCGCCTTCGAAGCCACCGCCCGCCTGGGCGGGGTGGGCCGCGCTGCGCAGGCCCTGCATGTGACCCATGGCGCGGTGAGCCGGCAGTTGAAACTGCTGGAAGACCACCTGGGTCTGGCGCTGTTCCAGCGCTCCGGGCGCGGGCTGCGCCTGACCGAGGCCGGGCAGCGCCTGCAGGCGGCGTGCGGGGAGGCGTTTGCCGGCATCGAACGCTGCGTGCGCGAACTGCGCCGGCCCGCCGCCTCCCCTGCCCTGGTACTCGGCTGCAGCGGCAGCGTGCTGGCGCGCTGGATGATTCCACGGCTGCCCGCGCTGCAGGCGGCGCTGCCCGGGGTGAACCTGCAATGGTCGGCGCTGGACGGGGCCTTCACCGAGGCACAGGCGGCACTGGACGCGGTGCTGCTGCTGGCCGAGGGGCCCTGGCCGCGCGGCTGGCAGGTACGCGAACTGGCGCCGGAACGGGTGGGTGTGGTGGTGGCGCCTTCGCACCCGGCCGCGCAGCGCCTGCGCCATGCCGCGCCGTCGGCCCTGCTGCTCGAACGCGTGCTGCACACCCATTCGCGCCCGCAGGCGTGGCCGGGCTGGGCGCGGTCACATGGGCTGGATGCGGACCAGTTGCAGTTCGGCACCGGCTTCGAACATCTGTATTACCTGCTGGAAGCAGCGGTGGCTGGGCTGGGCCCGGCGATCGCGCCGGAACCGCTGGTAGCCGAAGACCTGGCCGCCGGGCGACTGATTGCCCCGTGGGGGTTCTCAGCAACCGGCGGGTTCTGGGTGCTGGCCTGGCCGGACGGTCCAGTTGACCCGCGCGTGGAAGCGCTGGCCGAGTGGGCCATGCAGCAGCTGTAG